The Candidatus Accumulibacter similis genome has a segment encoding these proteins:
- a CDS encoding SDR family oxidoreductase, with protein sequence MDLWACPAVVTGAASGLGAETARYLSEAGARVTLIDIDADGVHRVAKDIGALAIHCDVADSQSAEVAIAKARAAHGAARVLVHCVGRGHNEPILGAGGPVPLEAFRQLVEVNLISTFNMIRLAAADMAALPQQSNGERGVILSTASVSAYEGQSGEAAYSASKGGVVSMILPAARELGPLGIRVVGIAPGLFGTQTLFDMEKNLDSRLARQIPFPHRFGDPAEFAMLVLHVIKNVMINGSVLRLDGGYHR encoded by the coding sequence ATGGATTTGTGGGCGTGCCCCGCGGTCGTCACCGGGGCGGCATCGGGTCTGGGCGCCGAAACTGCGCGCTATCTGAGCGAGGCGGGGGCGCGGGTGACGCTGATCGACATTGACGCCGACGGCGTGCACCGGGTCGCGAAGGACATTGGCGCGCTGGCGATCCACTGCGACGTTGCCGACTCGCAGTCGGCCGAGGTGGCGATCGCCAAGGCGCGCGCGGCACACGGTGCGGCACGCGTGCTGGTGCATTGTGTCGGTCGCGGCCACAACGAACCCATTCTCGGGGCTGGCGGGCCGGTGCCGCTCGAGGCTTTCCGCCAGCTCGTCGAGGTCAACCTGATCTCGACCTTCAACATGATTCGCCTGGCCGCTGCCGACATGGCGGCCCTGCCACAGCAGAGCAACGGCGAACGTGGCGTCATCCTGTCGACGGCATCGGTCTCGGCCTACGAGGGACAGAGCGGCGAAGCCGCGTATTCGGCATCGAAGGGCGGCGTCGTCAGCATGATCCTGCCGGCAGCGCGCGAACTCGGCCCGTTGGGAATCCGCGTCGTTGGCATCGCGCCGGGGCTGTTCGGGACGCAGACGCTGTTCGACATGGAGAAGAACCTCGACTCGCGGCTGGCGCGGCAGATTCCGTTTCCGCACCGCTTCGGCGATCCGGCGGAGTTTGCCATGCTCGTCCTGCACGTCATCAAGAACGTCATGATCAACGGCAGCGTCCTGCGCCTCGACGGTGGCTACCATCGCTGA
- a CDS encoding kinase/pyrophosphorylase codes for MSRTVVLHLVSHASGELVEMLARNAVTQLAGVEVRRRLWKMVRRLDQVPEILGVLAASPGYVLHSISHSDVREALEEGCRHLGLPFQFALEPLIGQLAEYTGAAVLSHHSSGDVFDEDYFRRVEAMKYTLAHDDGVDSDDLDGADVIIVGVSRATKTPTCMYLASRGIKAANVPLVPGAPLPAGLLRANGPLIVGLTVDPARLAMIRAARLSALKDQSNGDYADLDALRKEVLEARRLFIRRGWPIIDASHRSIEQTASMIIDMLRKRAGEAN; via the coding sequence GTGAGCAGGACTGTGGTGCTGCATCTCGTCTCGCATGCCTCGGGTGAACTGGTCGAGATGCTGGCGCGCAACGCCGTCACCCAGCTTGCCGGGGTCGAGGTCAGGCGCCGGTTGTGGAAGATGGTCCGCCGCCTCGACCAGGTGCCGGAAATCCTCGGCGTGCTCGCCGCCAGCCCCGGTTACGTCCTGCACAGCATCAGCCACAGCGATGTCCGCGAAGCCCTCGAGGAGGGCTGTCGGCATCTCGGGCTCCCCTTCCAGTTCGCGCTCGAGCCGCTGATCGGCCAGCTCGCCGAATACACGGGGGCGGCCGTCCTGTCGCATCACAGCTCCGGCGATGTCTTCGACGAGGATTACTTCCGCCGCGTCGAGGCGATGAAATACACCCTCGCGCACGACGACGGCGTGGACAGCGACGACCTCGACGGTGCCGACGTGATCATCGTCGGCGTTTCGCGCGCGACGAAGACGCCGACCTGCATGTATCTCGCGTCGCGCGGCATCAAGGCGGCGAACGTGCCGCTGGTGCCGGGCGCGCCGCTGCCGGCCGGGCTGCTGCGCGCGAACGGGCCGCTGATCGTCGGCCTGACCGTCGATCCGGCACGCCTGGCGATGATCCGTGCCGCCCGCCTGAGCGCGCTGAAGGACCAATCGAACGGCGACTACGCCGACCTCGATGCCCTGCGCAAGGAGGTGCTGGAAGCTCGTCGCCTGTTCATCCGCCGCGGCTGGCCGATCATCGATGCCAGCCACCGCTCGATCGAGCAGACGGCGTCGATGATCATCGACATGCTGCGCAAGCGGGCCGGCGAGGCGAACTAG
- a CDS encoding AzlD domain-containing protein, with amino-acid sequence MSADELWLIAGMFAVTFGIRYLLFGLADRISLSAWLADSLRFIPPAVLTAITVPAVLLPDGQWQLSAANPYLIAALCSLAAGIVTRNLLATIAIGLAAFFLHRLWF; translated from the coding sequence ATGAGCGCAGACGAGCTGTGGCTGATCGCCGGCATGTTCGCGGTGACCTTCGGCATCCGCTACCTGCTCTTCGGCCTCGCCGACCGGATCAGCCTCTCGGCCTGGCTGGCCGACTCGCTGCGCTTCATCCCGCCGGCGGTGCTCACCGCCATCACCGTGCCCGCCGTCCTGCTGCCCGACGGTCAATGGCAGCTCTCCGCCGCCAACCCCTACCTGATCGCCGCCCTTTGCAGCCTCGCCGCCGGCATCGTCACGCGCAACCTGCTGGCGACCATCGCCATCGGCCTGGCGGCCTTCTTCCTGCATCGCCTGTGGTTCTAG
- a CDS encoding AzlC family ABC transporter permease, whose translation MNEQSSLRRQEFIAGVRDTLPLLLGALPFGLIYGAIAATSGLSFAAALAMSAFVFAGSSQFIAVGLVAAQTPVAIIVLTTLIVNLRHMLYSATLLPHLRSLPQRWRIPLAFWLTDETFAVTVHRFQRADASTCKHWYQLGSSIAMYLNWQLCCFAGLLLGNRIPDARSWGLDVAMPVTFIGMIIPFVRTLPVAISVLTAGAASLLTLAMPYKLGILVSAFAGIASGLLAQRLRRAQAAVAGR comes from the coding sequence ATGAACGAGCAATCATCCCTGCGCCGGCAGGAGTTCATCGCCGGCGTGCGCGACACGCTGCCACTGCTGCTCGGCGCCCTGCCCTTCGGGCTGATCTACGGCGCCATCGCCGCGACTTCCGGACTGTCGTTCGCCGCCGCCCTGGCGATGTCGGCCTTCGTCTTCGCCGGTTCGTCGCAGTTCATCGCCGTCGGACTCGTCGCCGCGCAGACGCCGGTGGCGATCATCGTCCTGACGACACTGATCGTGAACCTGCGCCACATGCTGTACAGCGCCACCCTGCTCCCCCATCTGCGCAGCCTGCCGCAGCGCTGGCGGATTCCGCTGGCCTTCTGGTTGACCGACGAGACCTTCGCCGTCACCGTGCACCGCTTCCAGCGCGCCGACGCGTCGACCTGCAAACACTGGTACCAGCTGGGATCGTCGATCGCGATGTACCTCAACTGGCAATTGTGCTGCTTTGCCGGGCTGCTGCTCGGCAACCGCATTCCCGATGCCCGGAGCTGGGGGCTCGACGTGGCGATGCCGGTGACCTTCATCGGCATGATCATTCCCTTCGTGCGGACGCTGCCGGTGGCGATCAGTGTCCTCACCGCCGGCGCCGCCTCGCTGCTGACTCTGGCCATGCCCTACAAGCTCGGGATCCTCGTCTCCGCCTTCGCGGGCATCGCCTCCGGCCTGCTGGCGCAGCGGCTGCGGCGGGCACAAGCGGCGGTCGCCGGGCGATGA
- a CDS encoding metal ABC transporter substrate-binding protein, protein MNSKLFAALGWLLRVLLLSGIGGSLHGSGNAAERLPVVASFSILGDLTQKIGGNLVEVHTLVGAGADAHVYQPTPSDARTLARAHLVIVNGLGFEGWIDRLVKSSGYRGQLAVASKGIRPIRGVHEEGGKGHRHGDDVDPHAWQDVANGGRYVANIAQALAAADPANRATYAANAVRLQEELAALDREARSAFAAMPAAQRKVVTSHDAFAYFGSAYGIRFIAPVGVSTDAEASAGEVAAIIRQIRREKIRAIFVENITDPRLLERISRESGARIGGTLYSDSLSPPGTAGDSYLGMMRHNIRTLAAALGG, encoded by the coding sequence ATGAACTCGAAGCTCTTCGCTGCCCTCGGATGGCTGCTGCGTGTCCTGCTGCTGTCGGGCATCGGCGGCAGCCTGCACGGCAGCGGCAACGCGGCCGAGAGGTTGCCGGTCGTCGCCAGCTTCAGCATCCTCGGCGACCTGACGCAGAAGATCGGTGGCAATCTCGTCGAGGTGCACACGCTGGTCGGTGCAGGCGCCGATGCGCACGTCTATCAGCCAACGCCGAGCGACGCGCGAACGCTGGCGCGCGCCCACCTGGTGATCGTCAACGGTCTCGGATTCGAGGGCTGGATCGACCGTCTGGTCAAGTCGTCCGGCTATCGCGGCCAGCTCGCCGTTGCCAGCAAGGGCATCAGGCCGATCCGCGGAGTCCACGAGGAAGGCGGCAAGGGCCACCGGCACGGCGACGATGTCGACCCGCATGCCTGGCAGGATGTCGCCAATGGCGGCCGCTACGTGGCGAACATCGCGCAGGCACTGGCCGCTGCCGACCCTGCCAACCGCGCCACCTACGCCGCCAACGCCGTCCGCCTGCAGGAGGAACTGGCGGCGCTCGACCGTGAGGCCCGCAGCGCCTTCGCCGCCATGCCGGCCGCGCAGCGCAAGGTGGTCACTTCGCATGACGCCTTTGCCTACTTCGGCAGCGCCTACGGCATCCGCTTCATCGCTCCTGTCGGTGTCAGCACCGATGCCGAAGCATCGGCCGGCGAGGTCGCCGCCATCATCAGGCAGATTCGCCGCGAGAAGATCCGGGCCATCTTCGTCGAGAACATCACCGACCCGCGCCTACTCGAGCGGATCAGCCGGGAATCGGGGGCGCGCATCGGCGGGACGCTGTACTCCGACTCGCTGTCACCACCCGGGACTGCGGGCGACAGCTACCTCGGCATGATGCGCCACAATATCCGCACGCTTGCCGCCGCGCTCGGCGGCTGA
- a CDS encoding metal ABC transporter permease: MSDFLSSLPLFSPFVEFAFMRRALAGCLALSLGATPIGVFLMLRRMSLAGDAMSHAILPGAAIGYLVAGLSLPAMTLGGLVAGLAVALLAGGIARNTVIKEDTSLATFYLLSLSAGVLIISLRGSSVDLLHVLFGSVLALDDPALLLLGAFASLSIVALAVGLRLFVLEACDPSFLARISRLSPLAHYGFMVLLVLNLIAGFHALGTLMAVGIMILPAAAARLWACNVGPLLLIASSIAFAGSLAGLLLSYHADLPAGPAIVLTLGTAYLLSLALGPLGPLASRWRSGWHFER, translated from the coding sequence ATGAGCGACTTCCTGTCGAGCCTGCCGCTGTTCTCGCCCTTCGTCGAGTTCGCCTTCATGCGCCGGGCGCTCGCCGGCTGCCTCGCGCTGTCGCTCGGCGCGACGCCGATCGGCGTCTTCCTGATGCTGCGCCGCATGAGCCTGGCCGGCGACGCGATGTCGCACGCCATCCTGCCGGGTGCCGCCATCGGTTATCTGGTCGCCGGCCTGTCGCTGCCGGCAATGACTCTCGGCGGCCTCGTCGCCGGCCTCGCCGTCGCCCTGCTCGCCGGCGGCATCGCCCGCAACACGGTGATCAAGGAGGACACGAGCCTCGCCACCTTCTACCTGCTTTCTCTCTCGGCCGGCGTGCTGATCATCTCCCTGCGCGGCAGCAGCGTCGATCTGCTGCACGTTCTCTTCGGCAGCGTGCTGGCGCTGGACGATCCGGCGCTGCTGTTGCTCGGCGCCTTCGCCTCGCTGTCGATCGTCGCCCTGGCCGTCGGGCTGCGCCTGTTCGTCCTCGAGGCCTGCGACCCGTCCTTCCTGGCGCGCATCAGCCGCCTCTCGCCGCTGGCCCACTACGGCTTCATGGTCCTGCTGGTGCTCAACCTGATCGCCGGCTTTCACGCCCTCGGCACTCTGATGGCGGTCGGCATCATGATCCTGCCGGCGGCCGCCGCGCGCCTCTGGGCATGCAACGTCGGGCCGCTGCTGCTGATTGCCAGCAGCATCGCCTTTGCCGGATCGCTCGCCGGACTGCTGCTGTCGTACCACGCCGACCTGCCGGCCGGGCCGGCGATCGTCCTCACCCTTGGCACGGCCTACCTGCTGTCGCTGGCCCTCGGCCCGCTCGGGCCGCTGGCCAGCCGCTGGCGATCGGGCTGGCATTTCGAACGTTGA
- a CDS encoding ABC transporter ATP-binding protein: MNFAADPRAAALLRFDNLTLGYNRHPAVHHLQGEIANGSLLAIVGPNGAGKSTLLKAIAGELRPLQGRIERGGLDRRQIAYLTQQATLDQSFPIVVHDFVAMGLWREIGAFLGLGRERRHRVHEAIERVGLLGLEKRPIGALSGGQLQRALFARLMLQDAPLVLLDEPYGAIDAASVRDLATLVRQWHDEGRTVIAVLHDLAHVRQEYPEALLLARELVARGETASVLTTANLQRARRLAEGHGDGTGAAICQVDRDAP; this comes from the coding sequence GTGAACTTCGCCGCCGACCCGCGCGCCGCAGCGCTGCTGCGCTTCGACAACCTGACCCTGGGCTACAACCGGCATCCGGCAGTGCACCACCTGCAGGGCGAGATCGCCAACGGCAGCCTGCTCGCCATCGTCGGACCCAACGGCGCCGGCAAGTCGACGCTGCTGAAGGCGATTGCCGGCGAATTGCGACCGCTGCAGGGCAGGATCGAGCGGGGCGGCCTCGATCGCCGCCAGATCGCCTACCTGACGCAACAGGCCACCCTCGACCAGAGTTTCCCGATCGTCGTTCATGACTTCGTCGCCATGGGGCTGTGGCGCGAGATCGGCGCATTTCTCGGCCTCGGCCGCGAGCGCCGGCATCGGGTGCACGAAGCGATCGAACGCGTCGGTCTGCTCGGACTGGAGAAGCGCCCGATCGGCGCCCTGTCCGGCGGACAGTTGCAGCGCGCGCTGTTCGCCCGCCTCATGCTGCAGGACGCACCGCTGGTGCTGCTCGACGAACCATACGGCGCCATCGATGCCGCCAGCGTCCGCGACCTGGCGACGCTGGTTCGCCAATGGCACGACGAGGGGCGGACGGTGATCGCCGTCCTGCACGATCTCGCGCACGTTCGCCAGGAGTACCCGGAAGCGCTTCTGCTGGCACGCGAACTGGTGGCGCGCGGCGAGACGGCGAGCGTCCTGACCACGGCCAACCTGCAGCGTGCCCGGCGACTCGCCGAAGGACACGGCGACGGCACCGGGGCAGCCATCTGCCAGGTCGACCGGGACGCGCCATGA
- a CDS encoding AraC family transcriptional regulator, with protein MDESGSTLATVWLILLRLVEVHGIDPEQFRKTLGVAPETLRDVQARLPGRLADIALSLAAAEIGDEAFALRAAECWHPSNLGTMGYAWLSSRTLHTGLKRMERFSRILGSRIRCRCSQECDGVRLGFDHGRGDAAVGPLLTDFSLSILIAMCRVNAGHSLSPVSVQLRRPEPANPEPWHAFFGCPIAFGEPADAFLLASEVANAPLPSANIPLANTFDTFLSEQLAGLFADDIVSRCKTTILQHLTSGMPSAPAVAHSLGLSQRSLQRRLAALGLTFQSVVDETRHELARRYLDDPGKSITEITFLLGFSDQSAFTRAFRRWSGMAPSSYRGIAVTA; from the coding sequence ATGGACGAATCGGGGAGCACGCTGGCAACTGTCTGGTTGATCCTGCTGCGTCTGGTCGAGGTGCACGGGATCGATCCGGAACAGTTTCGCAAGACTCTCGGCGTCGCCCCGGAAACGCTGCGCGACGTGCAGGCGCGCCTGCCGGGTCGCCTGGCTGACATCGCCCTGTCGCTCGCCGCCGCAGAGATCGGCGACGAGGCCTTCGCCCTGCGCGCCGCCGAATGCTGGCATCCGTCCAATCTCGGGACGATGGGTTACGCCTGGCTGTCGAGTCGGACGCTGCATACCGGACTGAAACGGATGGAGCGTTTCTCGCGCATTCTTGGCAGCCGCATCAGGTGCCGCTGTTCCCAGGAATGCGACGGCGTACGCCTCGGCTTCGACCACGGGCGCGGCGACGCCGCTGTCGGACCACTGCTGACCGACTTCTCGTTGTCGATCCTGATCGCCATGTGCCGGGTCAATGCCGGCCACTCGCTGAGCCCGGTGAGCGTCCAGCTGCGCCGACCCGAACCTGCCAACCCGGAACCCTGGCACGCCTTCTTTGGTTGCCCGATCGCCTTCGGCGAGCCTGCCGACGCCTTTCTGCTCGCCAGCGAGGTGGCCAACGCGCCCCTGCCCTCAGCCAACATCCCGCTCGCCAACACCTTCGACACGTTCCTCAGCGAACAATTGGCGGGTCTGTTCGCCGACGACATCGTCAGCCGCTGCAAGACGACCATCCTGCAGCACCTGACCTCGGGCATGCCGTCGGCGCCAGCAGTGGCGCACTCACTCGGCCTCAGCCAGCGCAGCCTGCAACGCAGGCTGGCCGCGCTCGGCCTGACCTTCCAGAGCGTCGTCGACGAAACCCGCCACGAACTGGCTCGACGCTATCTCGACGATCCTGGCAAGTCGATCACCGAGATCACCTTCCTCCTAGGTTTTTCCGACCAGAGCGCCTTCACCCGTGCCTTCCGGCGCTGGAGTGGCATGGCGCCGTCGAGCTACCGCGGCATTGCGGTGACGGCATGA
- a CDS encoding bifunctional diguanylate cyclase/phosphodiesterase, with translation MIKRRGTRSGSKRARAGAVSGARPAACDETTGFQLRSAASRVVARLFATTELANAALSALWLDLDRFRQVNESFGYAEADAVIACIAGRVRSVVGDGATLLRMGSDEFAVLLPAVETPDAERIAGRLLAVIDQPISLGGFLFRPSVSIGITWRQAADDPLRLLERADRAMSEAKRQGGNRFVVLAAEPPRTMSGSWAARQDLEIESVLHAALATGDLELHYQPIVRPGGGVEAVEALMRCAVGGRQLSPLQVVAVAERTGLIVRLGEWSLLQGARCAARLREQGSQTKVAINVSRLQLCSPNFLSVLHAALICSRLPADAIELELTESLFMDISPVVQANLRGAREGGVGLAIDDFGTGYSSLANLKDLPATKLKFDRAFIRELPGDRRAFAILSAITRLAGELGMVVVAEGVETAAQLTACEAARVDATQGFLHAKPMSEEALLRWMKTAGTP, from the coding sequence ATCATCAAACGGCGGGGAACGAGAAGCGGCAGCAAGCGGGCGCGTGCAGGGGCAGTCAGCGGAGCACGGCCTGCGGCTTGCGACGAGACGACCGGATTCCAGTTGCGCAGCGCCGCGTCGCGCGTCGTGGCGCGCCTGTTTGCCACGACGGAACTGGCGAACGCAGCGTTGTCTGCCCTCTGGCTCGACCTCGACCGTTTTCGCCAGGTCAATGAGTCCTTTGGTTACGCCGAGGCGGACGCCGTCATCGCCTGCATTGCCGGCCGCGTGCGGTCGGTGGTTGGCGATGGAGCCACCCTGCTGCGGATGGGAAGCGACGAATTCGCCGTGTTGCTTCCCGCGGTCGAGACGCCGGACGCCGAGCGGATTGCCGGCCGGTTGCTGGCCGTCATCGATCAGCCGATCTCCCTTGGCGGCTTCCTCTTCCGTCCTTCGGTGAGTATCGGCATCACCTGGCGGCAGGCGGCCGACGATCCGTTGCGCCTGCTCGAGCGGGCCGACCGTGCGATGAGCGAAGCCAAGCGGCAGGGCGGCAATCGCTTCGTCGTCCTCGCCGCCGAGCCACCGCGCACGATGTCCGGATCGTGGGCGGCGCGGCAGGATCTGGAGATCGAGAGCGTGTTGCACGCTGCGCTCGCGACCGGCGATCTCGAACTGCACTATCAGCCCATCGTTCGTCCCGGCGGCGGCGTCGAGGCGGTCGAGGCGCTGATGCGCTGCGCCGTCGGCGGCCGCCAGCTTTCCCCGCTGCAGGTCGTAGCGGTGGCCGAAAGGACCGGGCTGATCGTGCGGCTCGGCGAATGGAGCCTGCTGCAGGGTGCGCGCTGCGCCGCTCGTCTGCGCGAGCAGGGCAGCCAGACCAAGGTGGCGATCAATGTCTCGCGGCTGCAGCTTTGCTCGCCGAACTTTCTCAGCGTCCTGCATGCGGCACTGATCTGCAGCCGGCTGCCGGCCGACGCGATCGAACTCGAACTGACCGAGTCACTCTTCATGGACATTTCTCCGGTCGTGCAGGCGAACCTGCGCGGCGCGCGCGAAGGGGGCGTCGGCCTGGCGATCGATGACTTCGGTACCGGCTATTCGAGTCTCGCGAACCTGAAGGATCTGCCGGCGACCAAGCTGAAGTTCGATCGTGCCTTCATCAGGGAACTGCCGGGCGACCGCCGCGCCTTCGCCATCCTGAGCGCGATCACTCGTCTGGCCGGTGAACTGGGAATGGTAGTCGTCGCCGAGGGGGTCGAGACGGCGGCGCAACTCACCGCCTGCGAGGCGGCACGGGTGGACGCGACGCAGGGGTTCCTGCACGCGAAGCCGATGTCCGAGGAGGCGTTGTTACGGTGGATGAAGACCGCAGGAACCCCTTGA
- a CDS encoding PhoX family phosphatase: MNDDRPGNRNSDSGCTGPCGHASGLAIKRRRLLQIGLGSAALPFLASSWGAALTAAGERPELGFKPLPASTDDLLHVADGCTLQLLYAWGDPVSAGPAFRADAGNSAAEQAEQAGMHHDGMHFFPMPVDGSPSSTRGLLCVNHEYTDEGLLHPEGAADRGHARTLKSQNAHGVSVIEIELAAQADGPRWRVVRPSPYARRITARTPMRIDGPAAGAAAMCTRDDRRGNVVFGTLANCAMGATPWGTYLTCEENFDAYFNGLPQPTPAQKRYGIRQRAAGYRWHEHDSRFDVASEPNEPNRFGWVVEIDPWNPASVPVKHTALGRCKHEGATVTLSGDGRVVVYMGDDEQFEYLYKYVSRDPYDAGRPAGRDRLLSVGTLHVARFDGDGRGRWLALSHGQNGLDAGAGFADQADILIRTRAAADLVGATKMDRPEWIAVHPQTGEVYCTLTGNSRRLTADAANPRPANVFGHIIRWREQGGDAAATSFDWDIFVLAGDAQDADPARRGNIRGDDFACPDGLLFDRRGRLWIQTDVPGSLLERGARARLGNNQMLVADVVSGEIRRFLTGPKGCEITGLCATPDGRNLFVNIQHPGEVAAGRSQPGGPLVGSAWPANQFSEVTGGRPRSATVVIRRQDGGVVGG, translated from the coding sequence ATGAACGACGATCGACCGGGCAACCGGAACAGTGACAGCGGGTGCACCGGGCCTTGCGGACATGCGTCCGGCCTGGCGATCAAGCGGCGCCGGCTGTTGCAGATCGGTCTGGGCAGTGCCGCGCTGCCCTTCCTTGCCTCTTCGTGGGGGGCGGCGCTGACGGCAGCGGGGGAGCGCCCGGAACTCGGCTTCAAGCCGCTGCCGGCGTCGACCGACGACCTGCTGCACGTTGCCGATGGCTGCACGCTGCAACTGCTGTATGCCTGGGGCGATCCGGTTTCGGCCGGGCCGGCGTTTCGTGCCGATGCGGGCAACAGCGCTGCCGAACAGGCCGAGCAGGCCGGCATGCACCACGACGGGATGCACTTCTTTCCCATGCCCGTCGACGGCAGCCCGTCGTCGACGCGCGGCCTGCTCTGCGTCAATCACGAGTACACCGACGAGGGGTTGCTGCACCCGGAAGGCGCCGCCGACCGGGGCCACGCCAGGACGCTGAAGTCGCAGAATGCCCATGGCGTGTCGGTCATCGAGATCGAACTGGCGGCGCAGGCGGATGGTCCGCGCTGGCGGGTCGTGCGGCCGTCGCCCTACGCCCGCCGCATCACCGCTCGCACGCCGATGCGCATCGACGGTCCGGCGGCTGGCGCGGCGGCGATGTGCACGCGTGACGACCGGCGCGGCAACGTCGTCTTCGGCACGCTCGCCAACTGCGCCATGGGCGCCACGCCGTGGGGCACCTACCTCACCTGCGAGGAGAACTTCGACGCCTACTTCAACGGGCTGCCGCAGCCGACGCCGGCGCAGAAGCGCTACGGCATTCGCCAGCGGGCGGCCGGTTACCGCTGGCACGAGCACGACAGCCGCTTCGACGTGGCAAGCGAGCCGAACGAGCCCAACCGCTTTGGCTGGGTGGTCGAGATCGACCCCTGGAATCCAGCCAGCGTGCCGGTCAAGCACACCGCGCTCGGTCGCTGCAAGCATGAGGGGGCGACGGTGACCCTCTCCGGCGACGGGCGCGTCGTCGTGTACATGGGCGACGACGAGCAGTTCGAGTACCTCTACAAGTACGTCTCGCGTGACCCCTACGACGCCGGCCGGCCGGCGGGCCGGGATCGGTTGCTCAGCGTCGGGACCCTGCACGTGGCCCGCTTCGATGGCGATGGCCGCGGGCGCTGGCTGGCGCTGTCGCACGGGCAGAACGGTCTCGACGCCGGCGCGGGCTTTGCCGATCAGGCCGACATCCTGATCCGGACGCGCGCGGCTGCCGATCTCGTTGGCGCGACGAAGATGGATCGCCCGGAGTGGATCGCCGTCCATCCGCAGACCGGCGAGGTCTATTGCACGCTCACCGGCAACAGCCGACGGCTGACGGCGGATGCGGCCAACCCGCGGCCGGCGAACGTGTTCGGCCACATCATCCGCTGGCGCGAGCAGGGCGGCGATGCTGCCGCGACGAGCTTCGACTGGGACATCTTCGTCCTCGCCGGCGACGCGCAGGATGCCGATCCGGCGCGTCGCGGCAACATCCGTGGCGACGATTTCGCCTGTCCCGACGGTCTTCTGTTCGACCGGCGAGGGCGGTTGTGGATCCAGACCGATGTCCCCGGCAGCCTGCTCGAGCGCGGTGCCCGCGCACGCCTGGGCAACAATCAGATGCTCGTCGCCGATGTCGTCAGCGGCGAGATTCGGCGCTTCCTCACTGGCCCGAAGGGCTGCGAGATCACCGGTCTCTGCGCCACCCCCGATGGCCGCAACCTGTTCGTCAACATCCAGCATCCGGGCGAGGTCGCCGCTGGTCGCTCGCAACCCGGCGGGCCGCTGGTCGGTTCAGCGTGGCCGGCAAACCAGTTCAGCGAGGTCACCGGCGGCCGGCCGCGCTCGGCGACGGTCGTCATCCGGCGCCAGGACGGCGGCGTCGTCGGCGGCTGA
- a CDS encoding zf-HC2 domain-containing protein, with protein MMNCKQATRLMSDEMDRDLSAGDRLALRLHTLLCSGCARYREQMSFLRQACRQQVTADKAVAPDAAAAPTSPPPSAPPPA; from the coding sequence ATGATGAACTGCAAGCAGGCAACCCGGCTGATGTCGGACGAGATGGACCGCGACCTCAGCGCCGGCGACCGCCTGGCGCTGCGGCTGCACACGCTGCTCTGTTCCGGCTGCGCCCGCTATCGCGAGCAGATGAGCTTCCTGCGCCAGGCGTGCCGGCAGCAAGTCACGGCCGACAAAGCGGTGGCGCCCGATGCAGCAGCAGCGCCCACCTCCCCGCCACCGTCCGCTCCACCGCCTGCCTGA
- a CDS encoding sigma-70 family RNA polymerase sigma factor translates to MGPSSQIDPTGSATAGRELPPQAADIAAELAGFRREMLRFATLHLRDQASAEDAVQEAMLAALQGADRFGERARLKTWIFAILRNKIVDIIRRRVREPAYEDPLNEIDEADFDPLFQGNGHWQRDTRPSDWGDPERSFENRSFWAVFDACMNRLPPGTARVFMMREVLGLDTDEICAELSMSSNNCWVVLHRARMGLRLCLDQRWFAGSGGQAA, encoded by the coding sequence ATGGGACCCAGCAGCCAAATCGACCCGACCGGGTCAGCCACCGCCGGCCGTGAGCTGCCGCCACAGGCCGCCGACATCGCCGCCGAACTGGCCGGTTTCCGACGCGAGATGCTGCGCTTCGCGACGCTGCATCTGCGCGACCAGGCGAGTGCCGAGGATGCGGTGCAGGAAGCCATGCTGGCTGCCCTGCAGGGAGCGGACCGCTTCGGCGAGCGTGCGCGGCTGAAGACCTGGATCTTCGCCATCCTCAGGAACAAGATCGTGGACATCATCCGCCGACGGGTGCGCGAACCCGCCTATGAAGACCCGCTGAATGAGATCGACGAGGCCGACTTCGACCCGCTGTTCCAGGGCAACGGCCACTGGCAGCGCGATACGCGGCCGTCGGACTGGGGAGATCCCGAGCGCAGCTTCGAGAACCGCAGCTTCTGGGCCGTCTTCGACGCCTGCATGAACCGGCTGCCGCCGGGGACGGCGCGCGTCTTCATGATGCGCGAGGTGCTCGGGCTCGACACCGACGAGATCTGCGCCGAGCTGTCGATGAGCAGCAACAACTGCTGGGTCGTGCTGCACCGGGCGCGCATGGGACTGCGCCTGTGCCTCGACCAGCGCTGGTTTGCCGGCAGTGGAGGGCAGGCGGCATGA